The genomic DNA GATCCCCCCCAGTAACCATTCAACAACTTTTCAATCTCAGAGCATAAGGATTTTGGAAGTAAGAAACACGACATGCAGTACGAAGAAATGGATTGAGCCACATTTTTAATCATGATCATTTTACCAGCTTTAGACAACAGTTGATTACTCCAGTCCTGAACTTTCCTCCAAACTCTCTCTTTAACAAAACCAAACACTGATTTCTTTGATCTCCCAATGAGAGAAGGTAGCCCCAGATACTTACTGTCCCCCAGGTCGTTCTGAACTCCCATGATATCTCTGATCTCCTGCTGCTTGTCTCTCCTGACATTAGCACTAAAGAAAATGCCTGATTTTTGATAATTCACCACATGGCCCGACTCACAACCATACGCATTCAAAACTGCTTTAACCGCCCTCGCTTCCTCTCCAGTTGCTTTGAAAAATAAGAAACTATCATCTGCAAAAAGCAGATGAGTAACCTGGGGAGCCTCTGGAAAGATCTTGCATCCACTTATAAGGCCATCAGTAGCAGCCTTAGTAAGCTTAGTAGAAAGACCATCTACACAGAAAAGAAATAGGTAAGGAGATAACGGATCTCCTTGCCTCAGCCCTCTCCTCGGGTTTATTGGACCGATCATACTCCCATTGAAAGCTATGGAATAACTCACTGTCGTGACGCATAACATTATCCAATTAATCCAGGTGTCATTAAACCCCATAGTCCGCATTCTTTGCTTTTAAAAGTTCCAGTCCACACGGTCATAAGCTTTAGAGATATCCAGCTTCAAAGCCACCTCTCCCTCCTGACCTCTGTTCTTTTTTTTCATAAAATGCAAGATTTCAAAAGCTACCAGAACATTGTCAGAGATATCCCTCCCGGGCACAAACGCGGATTGATTCTCTGTGATCACACCTGGTAAAATTCCTTTGAGCCTATTAGCCAGAACCTTCGCTAGGATCTTATACAGAACATTACAAAGAGCTATGGGCCGGAGATCGGTCATACGATCTGCATTTTCCTTTTTTGGAATTAACACCAAAGTCGTATCATTTAGATCTGCTGGAAAAGAGAACCTAGATAACCAATCTTTGCAGCAACTGAACACTTCCTCCCCCAGAATACTCCAGAAATATTGAAAGAACGCTGGGTTTAAGCCATCAGGGCCAACACTCTTATCCGGATGCATTTGTTTCACTGCCATAGTAAACTCCTTGAAGTTTAGCTCAGCTGTAAGAATTGTATTTTGATCATCAGTGATTATTCGTTCCTCTTCATTAACTGGATAGATTGTAGCATTAGTATCTCCATCAAAAACTTTTTGAAAATAATCCATTACCACTTTACTCATGTCATCATGGTTGTACACTACCTCATTATCCCCAGACACAGAATGTGTGATATGATTACGTTTCTTCCTCCTCGACGCTGCGGCATGAAAGAACTTGGAATTAGTGTCCCCTTCGGTTAACCAGAAGGCTTTAGCTCTTTGCTTCCAATATAACTCTTCATGCATCAATAAGTCCTCTAGCTTTTGCCTTTCCTCAAAGTAGCATTTAACCCCAACTTCATCAGTTCTGTCCACTAGACCACAGAGAACAGCTTTCTGCTTTTTAACTTTATCTCTAAACTTATGGAAAAATGTTCTACCCCATCTTGCCATAAAGGACGAAACGGAAAGAAGCTTTGGAAGCAAATGGATTTTGGGAATCTCTCTCCAATGCTCAGATACTCCCTTCTTGAAGCTGGGCTCATGCAACCACGTGTTTTCAAATTTAAACCTGAACTGTTTCCTCGAGAACTCAGTGTTAATGGGCTCGAGCAATATAGGGTCGTGATCAGACTTAATAGTATGGATAACAGAAAGCTTACACAGCGGGAACTTTCTCCACCAATTAACATTTGCAAAAGCCCTATCCAGCTTCTCTCTAACCCAGTTAGGTTTGCCCTTGCTTTTCTCCCACGTATAGTCACCACCTTTCAGATCAACCTCCAATAACCCACAGTCCTCCACCGTTGATTTGAAGCCTTCTACTAAGGACGGGGGATGTGGGTGAGGGCCTGCTTTATCTGTTACACTCAGCATATCATTAAAATCTCCGAAAATACACCAAGGGGAGTTATCATTATTCGCCAGACCTCTTAAAAAGTTCCACGCCTCTTGTCTGCGAGTTCTCTCAGGGAACCCATAATAACACGTCAATCTCCAAGAAACATTAGACCTCTCCATAATATGAACGTCTATATGGTTATTCGAAAAATCAATCACTTTACATTCTACAGAACGTTTCCACATGATCGCCAAACCTCCACCTCTCCCTATGCTATCAACCGCAAAATAGTCAGAAAAGCCAAACTTTTCCACCAACTCCTCAATGACCTTTCCATCTACTAAAGTTTCCGATAAGAATACAAACTCAGGGCGAGAAGATTTCAATAAATCTCCTAAAATTCGAACTGCACGGAGGCTCCCCACACCTCTGCAGTTCCAGCTTAAGAAATTCATAATGGACGGCTAGCTTGCTCAGCAAGCGTAGCCAAATCAGTTTTCTTAGAAAGAGTATAATCATCATCAGAAAATACTGCTTCCTTTAGTTGCTCCAGTTTATTACCAATCTCACCCCTTGAAAAGATGTCGTCTGTGTCCATTGGACCTTTAGACAGTGGTCCAATACGCTTCCTTTTTCTTTCCTCCAAATCCAGCCCGTTTTCCTCCTCTTCATAAAGCCCATTTGTTATTTGAATAAACGAGTGAGGCCCAACATCATTTGAATTCCCGCCTTGCGTAATCTTGAGAAATGGTTGATTTGAATTCCCCCCCATTACTCCTAACAATGCGCCCTAAATTTCCTCCTCTATCCTGATCACCTGATTTTCCGCCCGGATAGGTGGGATAGTTGTTTCCCCGCCCGATTCGCTCCTCCCAGCCAACGTCGTCCTCCTCCCTCAACCATTTACTGCTGCCTTGACCTCCACCCCTCCGAGGTGGTGCACGTAACCATACTCCCCACTCTTGGGTTGCACCGTCACTTCTAGTATCTAAGGACTTGCGACAGAATCTCTCCGTATGTGTAACAAGCCCACACACAAAACAGAAATCCCCCAACCTCTCGTACTTGCACGTGACCACAAACTCCGAACCATTCTTTCTTTTAATCTTCTTCTTTCTCTTTAGCGCCTTCCTAACATCCAGCCTTATTCTGATTCTCATGCATTCCCTCCAGATACTACTATTGTTTTTAGGATCATATGAGATGAACTCGCCAAAAAAATTACCCAGTTGCATCCCCACAGCTTCTGACATGAATCCGCTTGGAAGATCATGGATTTGAATCCAGATGTTAAGCCACCATAGTGAAACTCTTAATGGGTCTTCTCCCACCGGAATCGATTCCAACATAAGCATTGCGTTGTCAAAACTCCAGGGCCCTCCATTCAACACCCGCATCTTATCTTCTCTGATAAAACTGGAATAGAAAGATCCCTGCTTCTAGTTCCTTAATATTGATACCCATCGTTGGCTTCCAAATATCCGCTATTTTTGATTTCATGGCTCTGATGTTGATGTTCTTCTCCGTCAAGAATCTCCCCACCAAGCACGTATCATATTTGTTTACTTCCTCCACCACATCCCCTTCAAAGATTAGATCTTCGTTCTCTTCATCCTCCACACTAAGATCCGCTAACTGCTCGTCAACGTTCTGGTAACGTGCCATTGAAAATAAGAACCAATACTCACACAGATCTGTAAGATAGATAAGGAGAGAAAATCAGCCTCTCACACGCATGGAGagaaatttttttttaaaaaaagttcaTGTTGTTTTGCTTAAATTTTAGGCTACACTGTCTTGAAAATTAAAAGTTAGCTACGAAAATAGTTAAATCGAACCCAACACTTAAATGGTTAAACacttaaattttattatatttttttgattaattggcatatatattgtaccAAAATTATGGGACTACAAAAAATAAGACTTAAACGCTTAGAGCTTACATCATTTTAGATTAGACGATGAAGAGAAAATTGACGCTGATCTGTGAAGAACTTTAAAGGCACGCAATTTAGCAGAGGTAACGGGTAACTAGCATGTACAAATATTTTTACTATTTCTCGAAAAATTATGACATTTTATATCTTATTTCCTAAATAAAATAGTAGGATGAAGTGTTGGTTGGGATGTATATGTATTTTAGTCGGTTGTACTATATTATGACCCAACTTAAAAAATCTATAACTTGCATGTATCATAAATGTATCTGTGACTAGTAAACTTAAGGAGGTTTGTAGACTAAATATACACATATGAGTTACAAGAAGTAAGAAAGTGATAGAAGATGGCGGCAAGAGAAGAAACTAGAGAGCAACTGAGCTCTTCTTGGATCTGTTTGTCGGCAAAATGCTTCCCCATCACCACTTGTTCTCACTCAAAGTCACCGGAAAATAGTTCTGAAATATACCATTCTGCAGTTGATCATACTTTGTCCAAACAAACCACTACAAGAAAGCCCGGTGGATGGAAATCCATGCCCTACATAATAGGTAAATAACATCAACATGCATGCATGTAACTGATTGATGTATCATGTTGTATATGTTGTATTTGCAGGAAATGAAACATTTGAGAGATTAGCAACAGTAGGGCTGCTAGCCAATTTTAATGTGTTCTTGATGACACAATTTCACATGGACCAAGTGTACGCATCCAATGTGATCAATATATGGTCTGGTATTTCAAACTTTGCACCTATTCTTGGTGCCTTCATTTCTGATGCCTATGTCGGAAGGTTTCGTACCATTGCTTTCTCCTCCTTTGCTGCTCTTCTGGTACGTAAATTTAGTCTCAGCTGCGTTTGTGTATACTGTAAATTAAATTAATCGAAACAGAATTTAATATAAGCTTTCTGAATCGAAACCGATTGCAAACTTATCTTGATACTCTTAGCATACCATAAACGTTGAAATATCCGGTACCATttgtttgaagtatatattccTGTCTATAATAAAAACTCGACTGTATTAATCTTCTTCGGGGTTAGTCAGGTGCGCACAAACTGATCTGGACACCTAATTAGAAAAAATACGGAAGTTCTTAAGCCTGAATCTGCAAGCTGTTCATAAGTATCATAAAGTCTTCAAACTTTATGACTCGGTGATGTAATAAAGTATAAATTCTCATATTATGAACTGCTTTACGCAAGTACTCTTCATGGCTGAGCTATCTCAATTCACATACATGCGGGTAAGCATGGGGATCTTGTAACCGTTTAAATTTGTTTGTAGTGTTATGCCATCTAGTTCTATACTCCAAAATTTATCATTATCTTCTTGTTTTTTTTGTTTGAGGTTTGATTATCTTCTTGTTTCAAACTTAACTGTCATTAGTTtcatcaatatttttaatttaataatatatttatacTCTGGTATATTTCTTGTTCCAGTTCGGCATGCTTAGCTAAATatgtaaaaatataatattaactAAGCTAGCTTGTCCTCGAATACATATTTCTGTTTTAACAGCTTTACTGGCAAGATGAAAAGTCTATGAATTATCTGTTAGATGCAACGTCTCTTTACCATTTTCGTGTGATCAACataattagaaaattaaattAGTCTTGATTATAAGTTTTCTTGTATTTGAAGTTTTATAGTAATTGATCTAATGATATGAGTCGATACTGACAGGGAATGGTGTGCTTGACTCTGGTTGTGTCTGTACCAGACCTGCATCCCCCAAAATGTACCGATAAACAAGCCAATCTTAATCAGTGTGTGGGCCCCACAAGTTCGCAGTTCGGCATGTTGATTCTAGGCTTAGGGTTTCTAACCATAGGCACAGGTGGCATTAGGCCATGCAGCCTTCCTTTTGGTTTAGACCAATTTGATTCAACAACAGATAAAGGAAGAAGAGGCATTACTAGCTTCTTCAATTGGTATTATGTTACTTTCACAATTGTGCTTATCATTGCATTAACTGTGGTGATTTACATACAAGACTCGGTCAGTTGGATCCTCGGGTTCGCACTCCCTACTGGATTTATGGCATTTTCTATTGTGTTGTTCTTCGTTGGTATGAGAATTTATGTGTACATTAAGCCCGAGGGCAGTGTGTTTTCTGGCATTGCGCAAGGGCTCATGGTGGCTTACAAGAAACGAAAAGTTAAGCTCCCGGAAGATGGCGCCCGTCATGGGGTTTATTATGATCCACCTCCAGTAGGAACCTCTGCATTGTCAAAGCTGGCCCTAACAAATGATTTAAGGTAATACATGTTTCGTAGAGTGAATATTGTCTGCAACAGCTCATACTTTATGTTGCTTTCTATTTAACTCTGTTTATTTGTGGTCGGACATACCCTGGTTCTGTTTTTTGGCATATTTAATTCAATCTCTTAGGTGCAA from Apium graveolens cultivar Ventura chromosome 5, ASM990537v1, whole genome shotgun sequence includes the following:
- the LOC141725060 gene encoding protein NRT1/ PTR FAMILY 2.13-like isoform X1, producing MAAREETREQLSSSWICLSAKCFPITTCSHSKSPENSSEIYHSAVDHTLSKQTTTRKPGGWKSMPYIIGNETFERLATVGLLANFNVFLMTQFHMDQVYASNVINIWSGISNFAPILGAFISDAYVGRFRTIAFSSFAALLGMVCLTLVVSVPDLHPPKCTDKQANLNQCVGPTSSQFGMLILGLGFLTIGTGGIRPCSLPFGLDQFDSTTDKGRRGITSFFNWYYVTFTIVLIIALTVVIYIQDSVSWILGFALPTGFMAFSIVLFFVGMRIYVYIKPEGSVFSGIAQGLMVAYKKRKVKLPEDGARHGVYYDPPPVGTSALSKLALTNDLRFLNKAAIILDGDVKADGSKANAWKLCSVQQIEEVKCLINIIPVWASGIICFLAFSQQGTFTVSQALKMDRQLSPKFQIPAGSLAVISMITIGLWVPLYDRVIVPSIRKVTKLEGGITNLQRIGIGILFSALSMVASGICEKMRRDSAIAHPSPDGIAPISVMWLAPQLILMGFAEAFNLIGQIEFYYKEFPETMKSLAISLVFVTNSGANYLSTLVVNIVHSTTAKNGKPDWLTKDINEGRVDYFYYLIALMGVINLAYFLVVSRRYRYKRARMVGDEKPGFDVELTGEVKQ